A DNA window from Mycobacterium sp. IDR2000157661 contains the following coding sequences:
- a CDS encoding nitrilase-related carbon-nitrogen hydrolase: MNATPFKVAAVEFNPELFEFHRNIARACAVAEEAATNGAKLIVLPEAALSGYIYRDLAQFLPYMDTVPGSGTNALAAVCAKHGCYVAIGIAEIDPLTQLTYNTGALVGPDGYIGKYRKSGLNPSDILWFTPGNTGHPVFETELGRITMVICYDDTYWEPGRLAAVKGADLIAYICSSDRVLTQLGAESKGNHSTIAAVQQLTAWNGLAMVAADRNNVESNPTTGISVVYGGSASIWQADGRRTGHLPATEQNLTAANPGAILYGEIDPALYANDQKATLSRRRPELYRDLAFHRAPTDTQASRESHRISVTAVQYELVTGDVEGNIGRANDRVLELQTADARDGLAVLPAFTFSGVPTDADTAARWAESGLGRTVQVLSDFAIRLRRFVVGSHVEHDGGALFHTAVLVQPDGRLAGTYRQCHLDPSYTWATPGDDLPVFDTAIGRIGLLLCADVRFPEASGVLSVRRADLIAVPSHWDGSYGGPLRESEGLFAHGFPANTMCMWYAVAKTSQAYTVVANPVGSGTLGSSGVFTINPVNAEPPVVGSVDNAEAVSMSITTLGDADWWLDQRRLIAGRRADLAVPLMLPDDSPAFTAWRESPGYDLTWSAYSQ, encoded by the coding sequence GTGAACGCAACACCATTCAAGGTGGCTGCGGTCGAATTCAACCCGGAGCTCTTCGAGTTCCATCGCAACATCGCGCGTGCATGCGCTGTTGCCGAGGAAGCCGCTACGAACGGCGCGAAGTTGATCGTGCTCCCGGAGGCGGCCCTGTCCGGTTACATCTACCGCGACCTGGCGCAGTTCCTGCCCTATATGGACACCGTGCCCGGAAGCGGGACGAACGCTCTTGCGGCCGTATGTGCCAAGCACGGGTGCTACGTGGCCATCGGGATAGCCGAGATCGACCCCCTCACTCAGCTGACCTACAACACCGGCGCACTCGTCGGGCCTGACGGATATATCGGGAAGTACCGAAAAAGCGGCCTTAACCCGAGCGACATCCTTTGGTTCACGCCGGGCAACACCGGCCATCCCGTGTTCGAGACGGAACTGGGCCGCATCACCATGGTGATCTGTTACGACGACACTTACTGGGAGCCCGGTCGGCTGGCCGCCGTCAAAGGCGCAGACCTGATTGCCTACATCTGCTCCAGCGACCGGGTCCTGACCCAGCTCGGTGCCGAGTCGAAGGGCAACCATTCGACGATCGCCGCGGTTCAGCAGCTGACGGCGTGGAACGGCCTCGCGATGGTCGCCGCGGACCGAAACAACGTCGAGAGCAATCCGACCACCGGTATATCCGTCGTGTACGGGGGTTCGGCATCGATCTGGCAGGCCGACGGACGCCGCACCGGGCACCTCCCGGCCACCGAGCAGAACCTCACCGCTGCCAACCCCGGCGCCATCCTCTACGGGGAAATCGACCCGGCTCTTTACGCGAATGACCAGAAGGCGACGCTGTCACGCCGGCGTCCCGAGCTGTACCGCGACCTCGCGTTCCACCGGGCGCCCACCGACACTCAGGCATCCCGTGAGTCGCACCGGATCTCGGTCACCGCCGTCCAGTACGAGCTGGTCACCGGTGATGTCGAAGGCAATATCGGGCGTGCCAATGATCGTGTCCTCGAATTGCAGACCGCCGACGCCCGCGACGGCCTGGCGGTACTGCCCGCGTTCACCTTCAGCGGTGTCCCGACCGACGCCGACACCGCGGCGCGGTGGGCCGAATCCGGGCTGGGACGCACCGTTCAGGTGTTGTCGGATTTCGCGATCCGGCTGCGTCGGTTCGTCGTCGGCAGTCACGTCGAGCACGACGGCGGCGCACTCTTCCACACCGCCGTGCTGGTGCAGCCCGACGGCAGGCTCGCCGGAACCTACCGCCAATGCCATCTCGACCCGTCGTACACGTGGGCCACGCCCGGTGACGACCTACCGGTGTTCGACACGGCGATAGGCCGTATCGGGCTGCTGCTCTGTGCGGATGTGCGATTTCCGGAGGCCAGCGGCGTCTTGTCGGTGCGCCGAGCCGATTTGATTGCGGTACCGTCACATTGGGACGGCAGCTACGGCGGCCCATTGCGGGAGTCGGAAGGACTCTTCGCGCATGGATTCCCCGCCAACACGATGTGTATGTGGTATGCGGTGGCCAAGACCAGTCAGGCCTATACGGTGGTGGCGAATCCGGTCGGCAGCGGAACCTTAGGCTCCAGTGGGGTTTTCACCATCAATCCGGTGAACGCCGAACCACCGGTTGTCGGATCGGTCGACAACGCCGAGGCGGTGAGCATGAGCATCACCACACTGGGCGACGCGGACTGGTGGTTGGACCAACGACGCTTGATCGCGGGCCGGCGCGCAGATCTCGCTGTTCCCCTGATGCTGCCCGACGATTCCCCGGCTTTCACCGCGTGGCGAGAGTCCCCGGGATACGATCTGACCTGGTCGGCTTACTCACAGTGA
- a CDS encoding cupin domain-containing protein has protein sequence MTVKLERSRHSTSLLDGEIVEESEHGSMRRVTADTLPILAGMSIKRLVLNPGAMRTPHWHANANELTYCVSGTSLVSVLDSGSQFSSFVIRAGEMFHVDSGSLHHIENIGEQRAEFILAFRHERPEDFGFGAAFGAMTDAVLGNTYDLPAADFAKIRRSTTDRRLAARVGEPSVPAGAQFNDPHKFAVEAQNPPVGSAVGSARLARVQFWPALKDLSMYSLRIREDGMREPHWHPITAEMGYVASGSSRMTVMDPDGRLDTWYLEQGDMYFIPRAYPHHIEVVDAPDLHFAIFFDQPTPGDIGYRASASAYSREVLAATFNVHIEDLPDFPFTNADPLIVHRINPLDPRE, from the coding sequence ATGACCGTGAAGCTCGAGCGAAGCCGGCATTCGACCTCGTTGCTCGACGGCGAGATCGTCGAGGAATCCGAACACGGTTCGATGCGCCGGGTCACCGCCGACACCCTGCCCATCTTGGCGGGAATGTCGATCAAGCGTTTGGTTCTCAATCCCGGTGCGATGCGAACGCCGCACTGGCACGCCAACGCCAACGAGCTCACATATTGTGTCTCGGGTACCTCCCTGGTGTCCGTTCTCGACAGCGGTAGTCAATTCTCCTCCTTCGTCATTCGCGCGGGCGAGATGTTTCACGTCGACTCCGGTTCGCTGCACCACATCGAGAACATCGGTGAACAACGGGCCGAATTCATCCTGGCGTTCCGTCACGAACGGCCCGAGGATTTCGGTTTCGGTGCGGCTTTCGGCGCCATGACCGATGCGGTGCTCGGGAACACCTACGACCTTCCGGCCGCCGACTTCGCGAAAATCCGGCGCAGTACCACCGACCGGCGATTGGCGGCGCGCGTGGGGGAGCCGTCGGTGCCCGCCGGCGCGCAGTTCAACGATCCGCACAAGTTCGCCGTCGAAGCTCAGAACCCGCCTGTGGGTAGTGCGGTCGGATCAGCCCGATTGGCGCGCGTCCAGTTCTGGCCGGCACTGAAGGATCTGTCGATGTACTCGCTGCGCATCCGGGAAGACGGCATGCGCGAACCGCACTGGCATCCGATCACCGCCGAGATGGGCTACGTGGCGTCGGGAAGTTCCCGAATGACCGTGATGGATCCCGACGGGCGACTGGACACCTGGTATCTCGAACAGGGGGACATGTACTTCATCCCGCGCGCGTATCCGCACCACATCGAGGTGGTCGATGCGCCGGATCTGCACTTCGCGATCTTCTTCGACCAGCCGACACCCGGCGACATCGGTTACCGCGCATCGGCGAGCGCATACTCGCGCGAGGTACTCGCCGCGACGTTCAACGTGCACATCGAAGATCTGCCCGACTTCCCGTTCACCAATGCCGACCCGTTGATCGTCCATCGCATCAACCCGCTGGATCCGCGCGAGTAG
- a CDS encoding cupin domain-containing protein: MNKTSLTALVREQLETARGASSGRSAHTVYGGHEHSLRQTLIALKSGSGLDEHDTNGEATLQVLHGRVRLTEQNNHWEGSAGDHLVVPKARHSLEAIEDSAVLLTVSNPVGPHV, from the coding sequence ATGAACAAGACCTCACTGACCGCGCTTGTGCGCGAACAGCTCGAAACGGCGCGCGGCGCGAGCAGCGGCCGCAGTGCGCACACCGTCTACGGCGGCCATGAGCACTCGCTGCGCCAGACGCTGATCGCCCTGAAGTCCGGCAGCGGGCTCGACGAGCACGACACCAACGGCGAGGCCACCCTGCAGGTACTGCACGGCAGGGTGCGGTTGACCGAACAGAACAACCACTGGGAGGGCTCGGCGGGAGACCACCTCGTCGTGCCGAAAGCCCGCCACTCCCTCGAGGCGATCGAGGACTCGGCGGTCCTGCTGACGGTGTCGAATCCCGTCGGCCCGCACGTCTAG
- a CDS encoding DNA repair helicase XPB, which produces MTDGPLIVQSDKTVLLEVDHEQAGAARAAIAPFAELERAPEHIHTYRITPLALWNARAAGHDAEQVVDALVTFSRYAVPQPLLVDIVDTMGRYGRLQLIKHPAHGLTLVSLDRAVLEEVLRNKKIAPMLGARIDDDTVVVHNSERGRVKQMLLKIGWPAEDLAGYVDGEKHPISLAQNGWHLRDYQEMATDSFWQGGSGVVVLPCGAGKTLVGAAAMAKASATTLILVTNTVAGRQWKRELINRTSLTEDEIGEYSGERKEIRPVTIATYQVITRRTKGEYRHLELFDSRDWGLIIYDEVHLLPAPVFRMTADLQSRRRLGLTATLIREDGREGDVFSLIGPKRYDAPWKDIEAQGWIAPAECVEVRVTMTDNERMLYATAEPDERYKLCSTVHTKLAVVKSILEKHKGEQTLVIGAYLDQLDELGRELDAPVIQGSTKTAEREALFDQFRRGEIATLVVSKVANFSIDLPEAAVAVQVSGTFGSRQEEAQRLGRLLRPKADGGGAMFYSVVSRDSLDAEYAAHRQRFLAEQGYGYIIKDADDLLGPTI; this is translated from the coding sequence ATGACCGACGGCCCCCTGATCGTGCAGTCCGACAAGACGGTGCTGCTCGAAGTCGACCACGAGCAGGCGGGCGCCGCGCGCGCCGCAATCGCCCCGTTCGCCGAACTCGAGCGCGCCCCCGAGCACATCCACACCTACCGCATCACCCCGCTGGCGCTGTGGAACGCCCGCGCAGCCGGCCACGACGCCGAGCAGGTGGTCGACGCGTTGGTGACGTTCTCGCGTTACGCGGTGCCACAGCCGCTGCTCGTCGACATCGTCGACACCATGGGGCGCTACGGCCGTCTGCAACTGATCAAACACCCCGCACACGGGCTGACGCTGGTGAGCCTCGACCGGGCAGTACTCGAAGAGGTGCTGCGCAACAAGAAGATCGCACCGATGCTGGGCGCGCGCATCGACGACGACACCGTCGTCGTCCACAACAGCGAGCGCGGCCGCGTCAAGCAGATGCTGCTCAAGATCGGCTGGCCCGCCGAGGACCTGGCCGGCTATGTCGACGGCGAGAAGCACCCGATCAGCCTGGCGCAGAACGGCTGGCATCTGCGCGACTACCAGGAGATGGCCACCGACTCGTTCTGGCAGGGCGGATCGGGTGTCGTCGTGCTGCCGTGCGGCGCAGGCAAGACGCTCGTCGGCGCGGCGGCGATGGCCAAGGCGTCGGCCACCACGCTGATCCTGGTGACCAACACCGTCGCGGGCAGGCAGTGGAAGCGCGAGCTGATCAACCGGACGTCGTTGACCGAAGACGAGATCGGCGAGTACTCGGGCGAGCGCAAGGAGATCCGTCCGGTCACCATCGCCACGTATCAGGTGATCACCCGGCGCACCAAGGGGGAATACCGCCACCTCGAATTGTTCGACAGCCGCGACTGGGGCCTGATCATCTACGACGAGGTGCACCTGTTGCCCGCCCCGGTGTTCCGGATGACCGCCGACCTTCAGTCGCGCCGCCGGCTCGGGTTGACCGCGACGCTGATCCGCGAGGACGGCCGGGAGGGTGACGTGTTCTCGTTGATCGGACCCAAGCGCTACGACGCGCCGTGGAAGGACATCGAGGCGCAGGGCTGGATCGCACCGGCCGAGTGCGTCGAGGTGCGGGTGACGATGACCGACAACGAGCGGATGCTCTATGCCACCGCCGAACCCGACGAGCGCTACAAGCTGTGCTCGACGGTGCACACCAAACTCGCGGTGGTGAAGTCGATATTGGAGAAGCACAAGGGGGAGCAGACGCTGGTGATCGGCGCCTACCTCGACCAGCTCGACGAGCTGGGACGCGAACTCGACGCCCCGGTCATCCAGGGATCGACGAAAACCGCCGAGCGCGAGGCGCTGTTCGACCAGTTCCGCCGTGGCGAGATCGCCACCCTGGTGGTGTCCAAGGTCGCCAACTTCTCCATCGATCTGCCGGAAGCCGCGGTGGCAGTGCAGGTTTCGGGAACGTTCGGGTCCCGCCAGGAAGAGGCTCAGCGGCTCGGCCGGTTGCTGCGACCGAAAGCCGACGGCGGCGGCGCGATGTTCTACTCGGTGGTCTCGCGCGACAGCCTGGACGCCGAGTACGCCGCGCACCGGCAGCGATTCCTCGCCGAGCAGGGCTACGGCTACATCATCAAGGACGCCGACGACCTGCTGGGGCCCACGATCTAG
- a CDS encoding helicase-associated domain-containing protein produces the protein MTQNTPGAPLGAWLAELPDERLIRLLGLRPDLTQPPPGTIAALAARAQARQSVKAATDDLDYLRMAILDALLVLHADAAAVPLTKLVELIGGRAPEEAITAAVDDLRERALVWGDTTVRVAAEVPAGLPWYPGQATVETVEDSADDIAARLESLDDAQADLLQKLLEGSPVGRTRDAAPGTPSDRPVQRLLAARLLRQVDDETVILPRLVGQVLRGELVGPTQWTEPDPVVSTTTAADADAVAAGAALDLLREVELVLETLGAAPVPELRSGGLGVRDVKRLTKTTGIDERRLGLIVEVCAAAGLISAGMPEPEPADGSGPYWAPTVSADRFVESPAAVKWQLLASTWLDLHGRPSLIGTRGPDGKPYAALSDSLFSTAAPLDRRLLLGVLGGLPPGAGTDATAASHAMIWRRPRWAIRLQPEPVGDLLTEAHAVGLVGRGALATPARALLAGETPDAVAKAMDKVLPTPIDHFLVQADLTVIVPGPLQRDLAEQLAAVATVESAGAAMVYRISEASIRRALDTGRTAGELHAMFDRHSRTPVPQGLTYLIDDVARRHGQLRVGMAASFVRCEDTALLAQAVSSPAAEPLDMRLLAPTVAVSQAPISDVLAALRQAGLAPAAEDSTGTIVDIRARGARVPTPPGRRRAFRPAPVPTHQTLSAIVAVLRKVAAAPSGSMRLDPAVAISQLHAAAHRQASVVIGYVDPAGVATQRVVAPINIRGGQLTAYDPASGRVRDFAIHRITSVVSADED, from the coding sequence ATGACCCAGAACACTCCAGGGGCCCCGCTCGGCGCCTGGTTGGCCGAGCTTCCCGACGAGCGGCTCATCCGGCTGCTGGGGTTGCGGCCCGACCTGACGCAGCCACCGCCGGGCACCATCGCCGCGCTCGCAGCCCGCGCGCAGGCGCGCCAGTCGGTCAAGGCGGCCACCGACGACCTGGACTACCTGCGGATGGCGATCCTGGACGCGCTGCTGGTGTTGCACGCCGACGCCGCCGCTGTCCCACTCACCAAGCTCGTGGAGCTGATCGGTGGTCGCGCGCCCGAGGAAGCGATCACCGCGGCGGTCGACGATCTGCGCGAGCGCGCCCTGGTCTGGGGTGACACCACGGTGCGGGTCGCCGCGGAGGTCCCGGCCGGCCTGCCCTGGTATCCGGGCCAGGCCACCGTGGAGACGGTCGAGGACAGCGCTGACGACATCGCCGCTCGGTTGGAGAGCCTCGACGACGCGCAGGCCGATCTGCTGCAGAAGCTGCTGGAGGGCTCGCCGGTCGGCCGTACCAGGGACGCCGCCCCCGGCACGCCTTCCGACCGGCCGGTTCAGCGCCTGCTCGCCGCCCGTCTGTTGCGTCAGGTCGACGACGAGACGGTGATCCTGCCCCGGCTCGTCGGTCAGGTGCTGCGCGGTGAGCTGGTCGGCCCGACGCAGTGGACCGAGCCGGACCCGGTGGTGTCCACAACGACCGCTGCTGACGCCGACGCGGTCGCCGCCGGGGCGGCGCTCGACCTGCTGCGCGAGGTCGAGTTGGTGCTGGAGACGCTCGGCGCCGCACCGGTGCCCGAGCTGCGCAGCGGCGGGCTGGGCGTCCGCGATGTCAAGCGACTGACCAAGACCACCGGGATCGACGAACGCCGGCTGGGCCTGATCGTGGAGGTCTGCGCCGCCGCGGGGCTCATCTCGGCAGGCATGCCCGAACCGGAGCCTGCCGACGGGTCGGGACCGTACTGGGCGCCGACGGTGTCGGCCGATCGCTTCGTCGAGTCGCCGGCCGCGGTGAAATGGCAGCTGCTGGCCTCGACCTGGCTGGACCTGCACGGCAGACCGAGCCTGATCGGCACCCGCGGCCCTGACGGCAAACCGTATGCGGCGCTGTCGGATTCGCTGTTCTCGACCGCGGCCCCGCTGGACCGCCGGTTGCTGCTGGGCGTCCTCGGCGGGTTGCCGCCCGGTGCAGGCACGGACGCGACGGCGGCGTCGCACGCGATGATCTGGCGCCGGCCGCGCTGGGCGATTCGACTGCAGCCGGAGCCGGTGGGTGACCTGCTGACCGAGGCGCACGCCGTCGGACTGGTGGGCCGCGGGGCACTGGCCACCCCGGCTCGCGCGCTGCTGGCCGGGGAAACGCCCGACGCCGTCGCCAAGGCGATGGACAAGGTGCTGCCCACACCGATCGACCACTTCCTGGTCCAGGCCGACCTGACGGTCATCGTGCCCGGGCCGCTGCAGCGCGACCTCGCCGAGCAGTTGGCCGCGGTCGCCACCGTCGAGTCGGCGGGCGCGGCGATGGTGTACCGCATCAGTGAGGCGTCGATCCGGCGCGCGCTCGACACCGGCCGCACCGCAGGCGAGCTGCACGCGATGTTCGACCGTCACTCCAGAACCCCTGTGCCGCAGGGGTTGACGTACCTCATTGACGACGTGGCCCGCAGACACGGCCAACTGCGGGTCGGGATGGCGGCGTCGTTCGTGCGGTGCGAGGACACGGCGCTGCTCGCCCAGGCCGTCTCCTCGCCCGCGGCCGAACCGCTGGACATGCGGTTGCTCGCGCCGACCGTCGCGGTCTCCCAGGCGCCCATCTCCGATGTGCTGGCCGCGCTGCGGCAGGCCGGCCTCGCACCGGCGGCCGAGGACTCGACGGGCACGATCGTCGACATCCGGGCCCGCGGCGCGCGGGTGCCCACACCCCCGGGGCGCCGTCGCGCATTCCGGCCGGCACCGGTGCCGACCCACCAGACCCTCAGCGCGATCGTCGCGGTGCTGCGCAAGGTGGCGGCCGCGCCGTCGGGCAGCATGCGCCTGGACCCCGCGGTGGCGATCTCGCAGTTGCACGCAGCCGCTCACCGGCAGGCGTCGGTGGTGATCGGCTACGTCGACCCGGCCGGGGTGGCCACCCAGCGGGTGGTGGCGCCGATCAACATCCGGGGTGGTCAGCTGACCGCCTACGACCCGGCTTCAGGCCGGGTGCGCGACTTCGCGATCCACCGGATCACCTCGGTGGTCAGCGCCGACGAGGACTGA
- the moaC gene encoding cyclic pyranopterin monophosphate synthase MoaC yields the protein MVDVTAKDVTKRTAVAAGALHTTAEVVALIASGGLPKGDALATARVAGILAAKRTSDLIPLCHQLALTGVDVDFDIGDASRPGVVTVTATVRSTDRTGVEMEALTAVSVAALTLYDMIKAVDPAARIDGIGVLRKEGGKTGTWTRP from the coding sequence ATGGTCGACGTGACCGCCAAGGACGTCACCAAGCGCACGGCCGTCGCCGCGGGCGCACTGCACACCACCGCCGAGGTCGTCGCGCTGATCGCATCGGGCGGCCTGCCCAAGGGCGACGCGCTGGCCACCGCGCGCGTGGCGGGGATCCTCGCCGCCAAGCGCACCAGCGACCTGATCCCGCTGTGCCACCAGTTGGCGCTCACCGGTGTCGACGTCGACTTCGACATCGGCGATGCCAGCCGGCCAGGAGTGGTCACCGTCACCGCCACCGTGCGCAGCACCGACCGCACCGGTGTCGAGATGGAGGCGCTGACGGCGGTGAGCGTGGCGGCGCTGACGCTCTACGACATGATCAAGGCCGTCGACCCGGCCGCGCGCATCGACGGCATCGGGGTGCTGCGCAAAGAGGGCGGCAAAACCGGAACCTGGACCCGACCGTGA
- a CDS encoding MogA/MoaB family molybdenum cofactor biosynthesis protein yields MTSGRVIVASTRAAAGVYEDRTGPVIVDWLGGRGIDASAPVVVSDGTDVADAIAAAVADGVDVVITSGGTGISPTDRTAEATAGIVDYQIPGLADAIRRAGEDKVPTSVLSRGVCGVKGRTLIVNLPGSPGGVRDGLGVLAGVLDHALDQLGGKDHPR; encoded by the coding sequence GTGACATCGGGCCGCGTCATCGTCGCCTCCACGCGTGCCGCCGCAGGCGTCTACGAGGACCGCACCGGGCCGGTCATCGTCGACTGGCTCGGCGGCCGCGGCATCGACGCTTCCGCGCCGGTGGTGGTGTCCGACGGCACCGACGTCGCCGACGCGATCGCGGCCGCGGTGGCCGACGGCGTCGATGTGGTCATCACCTCCGGCGGCACTGGCATCTCGCCGACCGACCGCACCGCGGAGGCCACCGCCGGGATCGTCGACTACCAGATTCCGGGACTGGCCGACGCGATCCGTCGCGCCGGCGAGGACAAGGTGCCGACGTCGGTGCTCTCCCGGGGTGTGTGTGGGGTCAAGGGTCGCACGCTGATCGTGAACCTGCCGGGGTCCCCGGGCGGCGTCCGGGACGGCCTGGGCGTGCTGGCCGGCGTGCTCGACCACGCGCTCGACCAACTCGGCGGGAAGGACCACCCTCGATGA
- a CDS encoding molybdenum cofactor biosynthesis protein MoaE, which produces MTAVVLRADLSEQTIEAGEHEAMVADAAAGAVVSFAGVVRNHDGGRDVVRLEYSAHPSAAQTLADVVAEVAAEAHGVRAIAVSHRVGDLRIGDAALVAAVAADHRAAAFETCARLVDVVKERLPVWKHQFFADGSEEWVNSA; this is translated from the coding sequence ATGACCGCCGTCGTACTGCGCGCCGATCTGAGCGAGCAGACGATCGAGGCGGGCGAGCACGAGGCGATGGTCGCCGACGCAGCCGCGGGGGCGGTGGTGAGCTTCGCCGGGGTGGTGCGGAATCACGACGGAGGTCGAGACGTCGTGCGCCTCGAGTATTCGGCGCATCCCTCGGCAGCCCAGACCTTGGCCGACGTCGTCGCCGAGGTGGCCGCCGAAGCGCACGGCGTCCGGGCGATCGCGGTCAGCCATCGGGTCGGAGATCTGCGCATCGGTGATGCCGCCCTGGTCGCCGCCGTCGCCGCCGATCATCGCGCGGCGGCCTTCGAGACGTGCGCGCGCCTGGTCGACGTGGTCAAGGAGCGGCTTCCGGTGTGGAAGCACCAGTTCTTCGCCGACGGCTCCGAGGAGTGGGTGAACTCCGCCTGA